One segment of Coffea arabica cultivar ET-39 chromosome 7c, Coffea Arabica ET-39 HiFi, whole genome shotgun sequence DNA contains the following:
- the LOC113699136 gene encoding glycine-rich domain-containing protein 2 — protein MEIEQEMEWKKAQNIVINVDLVAAAKRQLEFLAAVDRNRWLYEGPALDMAIHRYNAYWLPLLAKHSVSPFFEGPLVVPLDCEWIWHCHRLNPVRYKSDCEELYGSVLDNHNVVSTVGGASKTKTEEIWKNLYLDVPFELNSAKALSDTFSEEISGLENCTKYDLLAAVKRQSPFFYQVARPHMSNEFYLEGAVARYKGFLHLIRRNRERSIKSFSVPTYEIDLMWHTHQLHPASYCKDLVEIMGKVLEHDDTDSDRTKGKKLDVGFSGTTEQWEEMYGVRYWRAGAMHKGNAPLPLRTTPYPSLDLKDYPSKENQKIMHLSELKAVEVMLEFVDVKNLSEGHKGGLSVSFSKTQPDTIFNAKRSLTILSQAGEKQVACFQCQPTGNLFFELMCHSASNLPISKPAKTLGSCSISLEDSLSPLSNLTMEKWLELLPSSNYLSSKPIYLRVALSTTVPTNAPHIFHLIRSLPFSKNSCFFPLPGRVHLAKSWTRIIDDNGKEVISLQMRDFKKSKEKNDSMLKKEVIGIIKSGGTNRVAEFTGTEWLLIDSNWSVKLPGTVNEDGYLLELIGDRRVKLFPGRKLEYEPKHCEKQRNDRDFLTAVEFSVEDPYGKALALFDFKSGTVKINEEWLLFPGLVLAFILGEILRKEGYISINSSGKNLEENKFLDKEASKCPLDVSKTIPTTVQEDGKLDVEVSQGNAITMGKGGTSGGGCSGGRGSEVRSGACGGCGANCGNVLKSGGCGGGGGCGGGCGANCGNVLKSGGCGGGCGGGCGGGCGGGCSNMIKSGGCGGGCGGGCGNKISGAPYVNASGCGGGCGGNCGNKIAGAAGVQAGACGGCGSRSGNELVDTHTHI, from the exons ATGGAGATAGAGCAGGAAATGGAGTGGAAGAAAGCGCAGAATATTGTGATAAATGTAGACCTTGTTGCCGCGGCGAAAAGACAGCTGGAGTTTCTCGCGGCTGTTGATAGGAACCGTTGGCTTTATGAAGGTCCTGCTCTGGATATGGCCATCCATAG GTATAATGCGTATTGGCTTCCATTGCTGGCCAAGCATTCGGTGTCCCCATTCTTTGAAGGACCTTTGGTTGTCCCTCTTGATTGTGAATGGATTTGGCATTGCCACAGGCTGAATCCA GTTAGATACAAATCTGACTGCGAGGAACTCTATGGAAGTGTTCTTGACAACCATAATGTTGTATCCACTGTTGGAGGGGCATCAAAAACTAAAACTGAAGAGATATGGAAGAATCTGTACCTAGATGTGCCCTTTGAACTCAATTCAGCCAAAGCTCTTTCAGACACTTTTTCTGAAGAAATATCTGGATTGGAAAACTGCACCAAATATGATCTGCTAGCTGCTGTTAAGAGGCAAAGCCCATTTTTTTACCAG GTGGCAAGGCCGCATATGAGCAATGAGTTCTACCTAGAAGGAGCAGTGGCTAGATACAAAGGGTTTTTGCATCTAATCAGGAGAAACAGGGAGAGATCAATAAAGAGCTTCTCAGTTCCTACTTATGAGATTGACCTTATGTGGCACACCCACCAACTGCATCCAGCTTCTTATTGCAAAGACCTTGTGGAAATAATGGGGAAGGTATTAGAGCATGATGACACAGATTCAGACAGAACAAAAGGGAAGAAGTTGGATGTTGGATTTTCTGGAACTACCGAGCAGTGGGAAGAGATGTATGGTGTAAGATATTGGAGAGCAGGGGCAATGCACAAAGGCAATGCCCCTTTACCTCTAAGGACTACTCCATATCCATCTCTTGATTTGAAGGACTATCCATCAAAAGAGAATCAGAAAATAATGCATCTCTCTGAATTGAAAGCTGTTGAG GTAATGCTGGAGTTTGTGGATGTGAAAAACCTTAGCGAGGGACATAAGGGAGGCCTTTCTGTCTCATTTAGTAAGACTCAGCCTGACACAATCTTCAACGCCAAGAGAAGTCTCACTATTTTGTCACAGGCTGGGGAGAAACAGGTTGCTTGTTTTCAATGTCAACCTACTGGGAATCTGTTCTTTGAACTTATGTGCCACTCAGCTTCCAACTTACCGATATCGAAGCCAGCCAAGACTCTGGGTTCCTGTTCCATATCTCTGGAAGATTCATTGTCCCCATTATCTAATCTTACCATGGAAAAATGGTTGGAGTTGTTACCTAGTTCTAATTATTTGAGCTCGAAGCCTATCTACTTACGAGTTGCCCTTTCAACTACTGTACCAACCAATGCACCTCACATTTTTCACTTGATTCGTTCACTACCATTCTCGAAAAATTCTTGCTTCTTCCCATTGCCAGGAAGGGTACATCTAGCTAAGAGCTGGACTCGCATCATTGATGACAATGGCAAAGAAGTCATCAGCCTTCAAATGAG GGATTTCAAGAagtcaaaggaaaagaatgatTCCATGTTGAAAAAAGAGGTGATTGGCATCATAAAATCTGGTGGCACAAACAGGGTTGCAGAGTTTACTGGGACAGAGTGGTTGCTGATAGATTCCAACTGGTCTGTCAAGCTTCCAGGGACTGTCAATGAAGATGGATATCTTCTGGAGCTGATTGGTGATCGTAGA GTAAAACTATTTCCTGGTAGAAAGCTGGAATATGAGCCAAAGCACTGTGAGAAGCAAAGGAATGATCGTGACTTTCTGACAGCAGTTGAATTTTCTGTGGAAGACCCCTATGGCAAGGCATTGGCATTGTTTGATTTCAAATCTGGAACTGTCAAG ATTAATGAAGAGTGGTTGCTGTTTCCTGGTCTGGTACTGGCTTTCATACTTGGTGAGATACTGAGAAAAGAGGGATATATCAGCATTAATTCCAGCGGCAAGAATTTGGaggaaaacaaatttttagATAAAGAAGCTAGCAAATGTCCGTTGGATGTCAGCAAAACTATTCCAACTACAGTACAAGAAGATGGGAAGTTAGATGTTGAGGTCTCGCAAGGAAATGCAATTACAATGGGGAAGGGAGGAACATCCGGTGGTGGCTGTAGTGGAGGGCGTGGCAGTGAAGTGAGGAGTGGGGCTTGTGGTGGTTGTGGTGCTAATTGTGGGAATGTGCTAAAGAGTGGCGGTTGTGGGGGTGGTGGAGGATGTGGTGGAGGATGTGGTGCTAATTGTGGGAATGTGCTAAAGAGTGGGGGTTGTGGTGGAGGATGTGGTGGGGGATGTGGTGGAGGTTGTGGGGGTGGTTGTAGTAATATGATTAAGAGCGGAGGCTGTGGTGGGGGGTGCGGTGGCGGTTGTGGCAATAAGATCAGTGGTGCGCCCTACGTGAATGCTAGTGGTTGTGGAGGAGGCTGTGGTGGTAATTGTGGGAATAAGATTGCGGGTGCAGCCGGTGTCCAGGCTGGTGCTTGTGGTGGTTGCGGTAGTCGTTCGGGCAACGAGTTAGtagatacacacacacacatataa
- the LOC113699094 gene encoding uncharacterized protein At4g37920, protein MSNLLGLQTSLFTTFFSFAPELPLNPPKISPTSSSLLLLPWELSHIPKSKKFIPTNTSITRTLVSSVSSESVQEVVDVEVADGLTMTQFCDKIIELFLNEKPKSKDWRKYLVFREEWKKYRDRFHSRCLSRADAENDSEMKQKLITLSRKVKKIDDEMERHTQLLKEIRDSPLDLNAIVSKRRKDFTGEFFRYLTLLSETCDTLEDRDALARLGARCLSAVSAFDNTLESVETLDSAQAKFDDILGSVSVDAACEKIKSLAKAKELSPSLILLINSAWASAKESPTMKNEVKDIMYRLYKATQSSLRSIAPKEIKLLKYLLNIIDPEERFSALATAFSPGDEHDMKDPKAIYTTPKELHKWIKIMLDAYHLSKEETEIREAQQMNQPVVIQRLFILKETIEEEYLSQEGKREREMVNQRSCEKASHL, encoded by the exons ATGAGCAATCTATTAGGCTTGCAAACATCCCTCTTCACCACCTTCTTCTCATTTGCCCCAGAATTACCCTTAAATCCCCCCAAAATTTCCCCCACGTCCTCTTCCCTTCTTCTTCTACCCTGGGAGCTTTCCCACATTCCCAAATCCAAGAAATTCATACCAACAAACACTTCCATAACCA GGACTCTGGTGAGTAGTGTGTCTAGTGAATCCGTACAGGAAGTAGTTGACGTTGAAGTTGCAGATGGCCTGACAATGACCCAATTTTGTGACAAGATTATCGAACTGTTCTTGAATGAAAAACCCAAGTCAAAAGATTGGAGGAAGTATTTGGTATTTAGGGAAGAGTGGAAGAAATACAGGGATAGGTTTCACAGTCGGTGCTTATCTCGAGCTGATGCTGAAAATGATTCTGAAATGAAGCAAAAGCTGATTACTTTATCAAGAAAAGTGAAGAAG attgatgatgaaatggaaAGGCATACTCAACTTCTTAAAGAGATTCGAGATAGCCCCTTGGACTTGAATGCAATCGTTTCTAAAAGGCGCAAGGATTTCACTGGGGAGTTTTTCCGCTATCTTACTCTGCTTTCCGAGACATGTGATACTTTGGAAGACCGGGATG CATTGGCTAGACTTGGGGCTAGATGCTTGTCAGCTGTCAGTGCTTTTGATAACACCCTGGAGAGTGTGGAGACATTAGATTCTGCACAAGCGAAATTTGATGACATCTTGGGGTCAGTGTCAGTGGACGCGGCATGTGAAAAGATCAAAAGTCTTGCCAAGGCAAAAGAACTTAGCCCTTCATTGATCCTATTGATAAACAGTGCTTGGGCATCGGCAAAGGAGTCCCCTACAATGAAAAATGAG GTGAAAGATATAATGTATCGACTGTACAAGGCCACTCAAAGTAGTCTGAGGAGTATTGCTCCAAAAGAAATAAAGCTACTTAAGTATTTGTTGAACATCATCGACCCTGAAGAGCGATTTTCGGCACTGGCCACAGCCTTCTCCCCTGGGGACGAACATGATATGAAGGACCCAAAAGCTATATACAC TACTCCCAAGGAGCTACATAAGTGGATTAAAATCATGCTTGATGCTTACCATCTGAGCAAGGAAGAGACTGAAATAAGAGAAGCGCAGCAGATGAACCAGCCTGTTGTTATCCAGAGACTTTTCATCCTAAAGGAAACAATCGAAGAGGAATATTTAAGTCAAGAaggcaaaagagagagagagatggtaAATCAGAGGAGTTGTGAGAAAGCATCCCATCTGTAG
- the LOC113699093 gene encoding heat shock 70 kDa protein, mitochondrial-like: MATSILLRSALRRPELHTSALAASRSLVGNVKASPATSPLSRMLTSLRYFSSRPLADDVIGIDLGTTNSCVALMEGKTARVIENAEGTRTTPSVVAFSQKGDLLVGATAKRQAVTNPQNTLFATKRYIGRRFDDPQTQKELKMVPFKIVRAPNGDAWVEANGQTYSPSQVGAFILTKMKETAESYLNKSVNRAVITVPAYFNDAQRQATKDAGRIAGLTVERIINEPTAAALSYGVNNKEGTIAVFDLGGGTFDISILEISNGVFEVKATNGDTFLGGEDFDNTMLEFLVSEFKKAERIDLSKDKLALQRLREAAEKAKIELSSTSQTEINLPFITADASGAKHFNVTLTRSKFETLVYHLIERTKAPCISCLKDAGVSTTDIDEILLVGGMTRVPKVQQVVAEIFGKSPSKGVNPDEAVAMGAAIQGGILRGDVKDLLLLDVTPLSLGLETMGGIFTRLINRNTTIPTKKSQVFSTAADNQTQVDIKVLQGEREFAADNKLLGEFNLEGIPPAPRGNPQIEVTFDIDANGIVTVSAKDKTTGKEQQITIRSSGGLSEDEIQKMVKEAELHSQKDLEKKELIDQRNSAETTIYSIEKSLTEFRDKVPAEVVTQIQSAVSDLRKAMDGENVDEIKAKMEAANKAVSKIGEHMAGGSGGNTSGGSDPQGGDEAQETEYQEVRK; this comes from the exons ATGGCCACTTCGATACTCCTGCGGTCGGCCCTTAGGCGCCCGGAATTGCATACTTCTGCTTTAGCTGCTTCGAGATCC TTGGTGGGAAATGTTAAGGCATCCCCTGCTACCTCTCCTTTGTCAAGGATGTTGACTAGTCTCAGATACTTCAG TTCAAGGCCACTAGCTGATGATGTCATTGGAATTGACCTGGGTACCACAAATTCATGTGTTGCACTTATGGAGGGAAAG ACTGCCAGAGTTATTGAGAATGCCGAAGGAACCCGAACCACCCCATCTGTAGTTGCTTTTAGCCAGAAAGGAGACTTGCTTGTGGGAGCTACGGCAAAACGTCAAGCTGTGACCAATCCACAAAATACACTTTTCGCCACTAAACGTTACATAGGAAGGCGTTTTGATGATCCTCAGACACAAAAGGAATTGAAAATGGTGCCTTTTAAGATAGTCAGAGCACCTAATGGAGATGCTTGGGTTGAAGCTAATGGACAAACGTACTCTCCCAGCCAGGTTGGAGCATTCATACTTACTAAGATGAAAGAGACCGCCGAATCTTACCTTAACAAAAGTGTGAACAGAGCTGTAATTACGGTTCCAGCCTACTTCAATGATGCTCAAAGACAAGCTACAAAGGATGCTGGGAGGATAGCAGGTCTTACTGTGGAAAGAATAATTAATGAACCCACTGCTGCTGCACTTTCTTATGGAGTCAACAACAAGGAAGGGACAATCGCAGTTTTTGATCTAGGAGGTGGTACTTTTGACATTTCCATTCTAGAGATATCAAATGGTGTCTTTGAG GTAAAAGCAACTAATGGAGACACATTTTTGGGAGGAGAGGATTTTGACAACACAATGCTGGAATTCTTGGTGAGCGAATTCAAGAAGGCAGAGAGGATTGATCTATCAAAAGACAAGCTTGCCCTGCAAAGGCTGCGAGAAGCTGCTGAAAAGGCAAAGATAGAACTCTCTTCAACATCTCAGACTGAAATCAACTTGCCATTCATAACTGCAGATGCCTCTGGAGCAAAGCATTTTAATGTGACTTTGACCAGATCAAAGTTTGAGACTCTTGTATATCACTTGATTGAAAGGACTAAAGCCCCTTGTATAAGCTGTCTGAAGGATGCCGGTGTCTCCACCACAGATATAGATGAAATTCTTCTGGTTGGAGGAATGACCCGTGTCCCTAAGGTACAGCAAGtagttgctgaaatttttggtAAGAGCCCAAGCAAGGGTGTCAATCCTGACGAGGCTGTGGCAATGGGAGCCGCCATTCAGGGTGGTATTCTACGTGGTGATGTGAAGGATCTTCTGTTATTGGATGTAACTCCTCTCTCACTTGGTTTAGAAACTATGGGTGGCATTTTCACCAGGTTAATTAACAGAAATACAACAATTCCAACAAAGAAGTCCCAG GTCTTCTCCACAGCTGCTGATAACCAAACTCAAGTTGATATTAAAGTGCTTCAAGGGGAGCGCGAATTTGCAGCAGATAACAAACTTCTAGGGGAGTTTAATCTTGAAGGAATTCCACCTGCCCCTAGGGGGAATCCACAAATTGAAGTAACATTTGACATTGATGCCAATGGCATTGTTACAGTTTCAGCTAAAGACAAGACTACTGGGAAAGAACAACAGATAACAATACGTTCATCCGGAGGGCTTTCTGAGGATGAGATTCAAAAGATGGTCAAAGAAGCCGAGCTGCATTCACAGAAGGACCTGGAGAAAAAAGAACTGATTGATCAGAGAAATTCTGCTGAGACAACCATTTATAGCATTGAGAAGAGCTTAACAGAGTTTAGGGATAAGGTTCCAGCTGAGGTGGTGACTCAAATACAATCTGCAGTCTCAGATCTACGGAAAGCAATGGATGGAGAAAATGTTGATGAAATAAAGGCAAAGATGGAAGCTGCAAATAAAGCCGTTTCAAAGATTGGAGAGCATATGGCTGGAGGTAGCGGTGGGAATACCTCTGGAGGGTCTGACCCTCAGGGTGGTGATGAAGCCCAAGAAACAGAATATCAGGAGGTCAGGAAGTGA